GTGTCGATCCCGCGCGCCCGCCGGGCCAGGGTCAGCATCCGCCACTCCTGCCCGAGCAGCGGCAACAGCCGGAACGCGGCGAGGGCGCCGATGGCGAACCGGGCCGGCGCCTTCGCATTTTGCACCAGCGCGTCAGCGAGGTCCGTCGGATCGGTGGTGGCGAACACCACGATCCCGGGCAGCGCCACCGCGAAGATCCGCAGGATCAGCCCGGCCGCGCTGCTCAGCACCCCGGTGGTGACGTCCACCGGCCCCAGCGCGACGAGCAGCGCGCCGTCCCGGTCGGCGGCGAACAGCAGCATGCTGACCAGCACCCCGAACGCGGCCACCAGCAGCGGCCAGGACCGCCGGGCGAGCACCCGGGCCCGCACCCCGAAGAACGGCAACGTGGCCAGCTCGACCAGCAGCGCGAGCCCCGGCGTGACCGGATCCAGCGTGGCCACCAGGGGCAGCGTGAAAAGCAGCGCGGCGCCGGCCTTGGCGACCGGATTGCGCCGCGCCAGCGGCGCCCCGGGATCCGCCACCGGTTCCAGCGGCAGGCTCACTCCGGACCGCCGATGGCCAGTGTCAGATCGGCTACGGTACGCACGAAGTCCTCGTCGTGGGTGACCGCCACGATGCCGTGCCCCTCGTCGCGCAGCTCACCGAGGAGCGCGACTAGCTCCGCCCAGGTCCGCCGGTCCTGCCCGAACGTGGGCTCGTCGAGCACCAGCAGCCGCGGGGCGGTGGCCAGCGCCGTCGCCACGCTCAGCCGCCGGGCCTCGCCGCCGGAGAGCGTGTAGGGATTCGCCGCCGCCAGCCTCTCCAGCCGCAGCCGGTGCAGCAGCTCGTCGACGGTCCGCCGGATCTCGTCCGCCGGGCGGCCCAGCCGGCGCGGGCCGAGGGCCAGCTCGTCGGCGACCCGGGCGGTGACGAACTGATGCTCCGGGTTCTGGAAGACCGACCCGATCCGCTGGGTCAGCGTGGTGGCCCGCCACCGGTGCGGTGGCCGCTCGTCGCCGAACCCGGTGATCCGCCCGGAACCCGGCGCGAGCAGGCCGCCGAGCAGCAGCGCGAGGGTGGACTTGCCGGCGCCGTTGGGACCGGTCACCGCGAGTACCTGGCCGGCCCGGGCGGTCAGCGACACCTCGGGGAGCCGGCCCGGGACGGTGACGCGCTCGGCACGCAGCAGTTCGGCGGCGGACGGGCGTACCGAAGCAGCAGTCGCGGTGACCGCGGACTGCCGCGCGGCGACCGGGCGGCCCGGCACCCAGACTCCCTCGTCGGCGAGTTCGTCGCCGCAGGCGGCGAAGATCGCCTCGGGCGCGCCGTCGGCCCGCACCCCGCCACCCGGCTCCACCACCACCACCCGGTCCACCAGCGGCAACGCCTCGGCCACCCGATGCTCCACGATGATCAGCGTGGTGTCCGGGCCGGCCGCGCGGCGGACCGCGTCCCGGATCAGCGCGGCGCCGGCCGGATCGAGGTTGGCCGTCGGCTCGTCGAGCAGCAGCAGCCCGGGTCGCGGCGCGATCACCCCGGCCAGGGCCAGGCGCTGCGCCTCACCGCCGGAGAGCGCGTGGGTGGGACGATCATTCCGGTACGGGAACCCCACGCGGGTCAGAGCGTCGGCCACCCGTGGCCAGATCTCGGCGGCGGGCAGTCCCCGGTTCTCCAGCCCGAACGCCACGTCGTCGCCGGAGCGGGCCATCACCAGCTGGGTCTGCGGATCCTGGAAGAGGATGCCGGCCCGGTCCCGGGCCTTGCGCGGCTCCAGCCCGTCGATCTCGATGGTGCCCTCGGCCTCGCCGGAGTCCTCCGGCAGCAGCCCGGCCAGCGCGGCCAGCAGGGTGCTCTTGCCGGCCCCGGAGGGACCCAGCAGGAGCACCCGCTCGCCGCGCCGCACGTGCAGGTCCAGCCCGCGCACCGCCCAGGCGCGACGGCCCGCGTGCCGCCACCCGAACCCGCGCAGCAGAACCTCACTCACCGGACGGACCTCAGATCAGCGCCCGTTCCCGGCCGGCCGGGAACCGGTCGAGGACGCCGGTCGGGGCCAGGGCCCGGACCACCAGCCAGGCGCCGGCGCCGGCCAGGACCGCGGCGCTGGCCACGGTGATCAGCGCGTAGGGGACCCGGTAGCTCCACAGGGCGTAGTCGTAGGTCCAGACGAACCAGTCGAAGACCGCGGCGACCACGCCGGCCAGCGCGCCGGAGAGGACGCTCACCGGCAGGTTGAACACCCGGTAGCGGAACAGGGCGAACGCCAGCTCGGCGCCGAGGCCCTGGGCGGCGCCCTGGAAGATCACCGTGGCACCCCACTTGTTGCCGAGCAGCGCCGAGATGATCGCGGCGACGGTCTCGGTGAAGAACGCCGCGCCCGGCTTCCGGATGATCAGCCCGCTCAGCACGGCGGGCAGGAACCACATGCCGTAGAGGACGGACTGGGCCGGCGGGAAGAACAGGAACGCGTTCTCGGTGGCGGCCCAGACCACGTCCCAGGCCCAGAAGATCACGCCGAACGCGACGGCGATGACCGAGGCGATCACGATGTCTATCGTGCGCCATCTGTTGAGGTTGTCTGACTTCATGTACGCCTCCCAGCGTGTACGCACCGGGAGGAGACGCACGCCATGCGTGGAACATGGCGCGGCTGGAGAAGACCGAACTTCCTGCGCTGGCATTACCCAGATCAGGTACGAGGGTCTGCGGCCAGGCCGCACTCTCAGCGCTGTGCGCTCCCCTGTCGGATCGAAGCGCGCCCGCGACGCGCGGTTCCCGCGGTCGTGAACTAGCTTCGGTGGATGTGCTTCGATGACGCTAACACCGAGGTGGCGATCCAGCACAGCGAGGGAGTGATCACATGCAGGTCAAGGCTCGCGGCCTGACGTTCGAGGTGACCGAGGGCGGTCCCGAGGACGGGCAGCCGGTGCTCCTGCTGCACGGCTTCCCGCAGGACCACCGCGAGTTCGATCTCCTGATGCCCCGGCTGCACCACGCCGGTCTGCGCACCTACGCGATGGACCAGCGCGGTTACTCGCCCGGCGCCCGCCCCGGCGACGTGCGCGACTACCGGATCGGCGAGGCGGTCGCCGACGTGCTCGGCGTGCTGGACGCTCTCGGCCTGGAGTCGGTGCACCTGGTCGGGCACGACTGGGGCGCCCAGGTGGCCTGGCTGGTGGCCGGCCGGCACCCGGAGCGGGTGCGCACGCTGACCGCGGTCTCGGTGCCGCACCCGCGGGCGATGATGCTGGCGCTGCGGGTCCGGCCGAGCCAGCAGGCCCGGCTGGCGTACTTCCAGCTGTTCCGCAGCCCGGTGGCGGAGCGGCTGCTGCTCGCCGGCGGCGCGCTGGTGCTGCGCCGGATGTTCGGCCCGATCGGTCCGCGCGCCGACCTGTACGTCAAGGCGATGCGCGAGCCGGGCCGGCTGACCGGCGGGCTGAACTGGTACCGCGCGTTCCGCACCGCTGACGTCGCCGACCTGGGCGAGATCACCGTGCCGACCACGTTCGTCTGGAGCGACCGGGACGGCGTGGTCGGGCTGACCGCCGTGCTGCGCACCGCCGACTGGGTCCGCGCCGACTACCAGCTGGTGGCGATCCGCGGGGTCAGCCACTGGGTGCCCGA
This window of the Actinoplanes oblitus genome carries:
- a CDS encoding energy-coupling factor transporter transmembrane component T family protein codes for the protein MSLPLEPVADPGAPLARRNPVAKAGAALLFTLPLVATLDPVTPGLALLVELATLPFFGVRARVLARRSWPLLVAAFGVLVSMLLFAADRDGALLVALGPVDVTTGVLSSAAGLILRIFAVALPGIVVFATTDPTDLADALVQNAKAPARFAIGALAAFRLLPLLGQEWRMLTLARRARGIDTGRHPMVFASTGFALLVGALRRGVRLAVAMDARGFDSAVPRTFARVQRFTRADAALVVMSLLLSALILTATIAFGLFRPIIG
- a CDS encoding ABC transporter ATP-binding protein; this translates as MSEVLLRGFGWRHAGRRAWAVRGLDLHVRRGERVLLLGPSGAGKSTLLAALAGLLPEDSGEAEGTIEIDGLEPRKARDRAGILFQDPQTQLVMARSGDDVAFGLENRGLPAAEIWPRVADALTRVGFPYRNDRPTHALSGGEAQRLALAGVIAPRPGLLLLDEPTANLDPAGAALIRDAVRRAAGPDTTLIIVEHRVAEALPLVDRVVVVEPGGGVRADGAPEAIFAACGDELADEGVWVPGRPVAARQSAVTATAASVRPSAAELLRAERVTVPGRLPEVSLTARAGQVLAVTGPNGAGKSTLALLLGGLLAPGSGRITGFGDERPPHRWRATTLTQRIGSVFQNPEHQFVTARVADELALGPRRLGRPADEIRRTVDELLHRLRLERLAAANPYTLSGGEARRLSVATALATAPRLLVLDEPTFGQDRRTWAELVALLGELRDEGHGIVAVTHDEDFVRTVADLTLAIGGPE
- a CDS encoding ECF transporter S component; its protein translation is MKSDNLNRWRTIDIVIASVIAVAFGVIFWAWDVVWAATENAFLFFPPAQSVLYGMWFLPAVLSGLIIRKPGAAFFTETVAAIISALLGNKWGATVIFQGAAQGLGAELAFALFRYRVFNLPVSVLSGALAGVVAAVFDWFVWTYDYALWSYRVPYALITVASAAVLAGAGAWLVVRALAPTGVLDRFPAGRERALI
- a CDS encoding alpha/beta fold hydrolase, which encodes MQVKARGLTFEVTEGGPEDGQPVLLLHGFPQDHREFDLLMPRLHHAGLRTYAMDQRGYSPGARPGDVRDYRIGEAVADVLGVLDALGLESVHLVGHDWGAQVAWLVAGRHPERVRTLTAVSVPHPRAMMLALRVRPSQQARLAYFQLFRSPVAERLLLAGGALVLRRMFGPIGPRADLYVKAMREPGRLTGGLNWYRAFRTADVADLGEITVPTTFVWSDRDGVVGLTAVLRTADWVRADYQLVAIRGVSHWVPEQAPAELAGAVLARIGV